From a region of the Chitinophaga caseinilytica genome:
- the rpmI gene encoding 50S ribosomal protein L35, with amino-acid sequence MPKVKTHSRAKKTFTVTGSGAIKRPKAYKSHLLTKKSNKRKRSLRGSSLVADANLNLVKRMLVLR; translated from the coding sequence ATGCCTAAAGTAAAGACTCATAGCCGTGCGAAGAAGACGTTTACGGTGACCGGCAGCGGAGCGATCAAACGTCCGAAAGCATACAAAAGTCACCTGTTGACCAAAAAGTCAAACAAAAGGAAACGTTCTCTCAGAGGAAGTAGCCTGGTAGCAGATGCCAATCTGAACCTGGTAAAGCGTATGCTCGTACTTCGCTAA
- the rplT gene encoding 50S ribosomal protein L20: MPRSVNAVASRARRKKILKQAKGFYGKRKNVYTVAKNVLEKGLTYSYVGRKLKKREYRTLWIARINAAARAEGMTYSQLIHRLTEKNIGLNRKVLADLAMNEPETFKSLVASVK, from the coding sequence ATGCCTCGTTCCGTAAACGCAGTTGCGTCCAGAGCCAGAAGAAAGAAGATCCTGAAGCAAGCCAAAGGATTCTACGGTAAACGTAAAAACGTATATACCGTAGCCAAAAACGTACTGGAGAAAGGGCTCACATATAGCTACGTAGGTCGCAAACTGAAGAAAAGAGAATACCGGACGCTGTGGATCGCGCGTATCAACGCCGCCGCCCGTGCCGAAGGAATGACCTACTCTCAGCTCATTCACAGACTGACCGAAAAGAATATTGGTCTCAACCGTAAAGTTCTGGCTGACCTCGCCATGAACGAACCTGAGACTTTTAAATCTCTCGTAGCTTCTGTAAAATAA
- the ispE gene encoding 4-(cytidine 5'-diphospho)-2-C-methyl-D-erythritol kinase, with the protein MIVFPNCKINLGLHILRKRDDGFHDLETVFYPLPVRDALEVITAPALAFSQSGIAIPGDAADNLCMRAYQLLKADFPELPAVHIHLHKVIPTGAGLGGGSADGAFTLALLNTKYNLGLDEARLMGYAAQLGSDCPFFIRNQASLGQGRGEILSSFPVDLSRYSFLLVHPGIHVNTGWAFGQLRPGAPEVPLSAIDWKDVRSWKGRLTNDFEAPVFTKHSEIAAIRDRMYDTGAVYASMSGSGSAVYGIFEVGKVPDLKWKEGYFVFRG; encoded by the coding sequence GTGATCGTTTTTCCCAATTGCAAGATCAACCTGGGCCTGCACATCCTGCGGAAGCGGGACGATGGTTTTCATGACCTGGAAACCGTCTTCTATCCCCTGCCCGTCCGCGATGCGCTGGAAGTGATAACCGCGCCTGCACTGGCTTTCAGTCAATCGGGAATTGCCATTCCCGGCGATGCGGCGGATAACCTTTGCATGCGGGCTTACCAGTTGCTGAAGGCCGATTTTCCTGAATTGCCCGCCGTGCATATCCATTTGCACAAGGTGATCCCTACCGGCGCGGGTTTGGGCGGCGGATCGGCAGATGGCGCATTTACCCTCGCTTTACTGAATACGAAATACAATCTGGGGCTGGACGAGGCCCGGCTGATGGGTTATGCCGCGCAGCTGGGGAGCGACTGCCCGTTTTTCATCCGCAACCAGGCGAGCCTGGGCCAGGGGCGCGGCGAGATCCTTTCGTCTTTCCCCGTAGACCTTTCCAGGTACTCGTTTTTGCTGGTGCATCCTGGTATCCATGTGAACACGGGTTGGGCGTTCGGGCAATTGCGGCCGGGTGCGCCGGAGGTGCCGTTGTCGGCCATTGACTGGAAAGACGTAAGAAGCTGGAAAGGGCGTTTGACGAATGATTTTGAGGCGCCGGTATTTACGAAACATTCGGAGATCGCTGCGATACGCGACCGGATGTACGACACAGGGGCGGTTTATGCGAGTATGAGCGGCAGTGGATCGGCGGTGTACGGGATTTTTGAAGTGGGGAAAGTGCCGGACCTGAAGTGGAAGGAAGGGTATTTTGTGTTTAGGGGATGA
- a CDS encoding bifunctional nuclease family protein — MRKIELEIVALSHSITQTHSYAVVLGEVNGLRRLPIVIGGFEAQAIAVALEKMQPSRPLTHDLMKNFMNAFNVELHEVVISNLQEGIFYSKLVCSNNDDTIEIDSRTSDALALAVRFGCPIYTYENILNSAGILLDDPGKKTTKATGTPSISEHEKGAEDDLKALNLDELNTLLQEVLEQEDYIRAIAIRDEINSRKSK; from the coding sequence ATGAGAAAAATAGAATTGGAAATAGTCGCACTGTCGCACAGTATAACACAAACCCATTCTTATGCCGTTGTACTTGGAGAAGTGAACGGATTGAGAAGGCTTCCCATCGTAATCGGAGGGTTTGAAGCGCAAGCTATTGCGGTGGCGTTGGAAAAGATGCAACCCAGCCGCCCGTTGACCCATGATCTTATGAAAAACTTCATGAATGCGTTTAATGTTGAGCTGCATGAAGTGGTGATCAGCAATCTCCAGGAAGGTATTTTTTACTCAAAGCTGGTTTGCTCCAATAACGACGATACTATCGAGATCGATTCGCGGACTTCCGACGCTTTGGCCCTGGCCGTGCGATTCGGCTGCCCGATCTACACATACGAGAACATCCTCAACAGCGCCGGTATTTTACTGGACGACCCCGGTAAGAAGACTACCAAGGCGACCGGCACGCCCTCCATTTCTGAGCATGAAAAAGGCGCAGAAGACGATCTGAAAGCCCTGAACCTCGACGAGCTGAACACGCTGCTGCAGGAGGTTTTGGAGCAGGAAGACTACATCCGCGCCATCGCCATCCGCGACGAGATCAACAGCCGTAAAAGCAAATAA
- a CDS encoding electron transfer flavoprotein subunit alpha/FixB family protein yields MSVIIFADQFQGKVKKSANEAVQYGAQIAQQLGVPAIAVAVGEIDNAELAALGQYGASKVLHVADARLNEPESGAVTKLMAEAVAKENGSVIVFSHNFAGRSIAPQLSAKLKAGFVAGAIGMPDTSAGFVVKKNVFSGKAFANVNITTEKKIVSVMPNTFSLSPGSGSASVEAFAAGLSDADFRIKTLKVETVSGEVPLTEAEIVVSGGRGLKGPEHWGIVEDLAHALGAATACSRPVADAGWRPHHEHVGQTGFTVRPNLYIAIGISGAIQHLAGVNGSKTIVVINKDPEAPFFKAADYGIVGDAFDVVPKLTEAVKKYKGN; encoded by the coding sequence ATGTCAGTCATCATATTTGCCGATCAATTCCAGGGAAAAGTTAAGAAATCAGCGAACGAAGCCGTGCAGTACGGCGCCCAAATCGCGCAGCAGCTGGGCGTTCCGGCCATTGCGGTAGCCGTTGGGGAAATCGACAATGCGGAGCTCGCGGCGCTGGGCCAGTACGGCGCGTCGAAAGTATTGCATGTGGCGGATGCGCGGCTCAACGAGCCGGAATCCGGCGCAGTAACTAAGTTAATGGCGGAAGCCGTAGCAAAGGAAAACGGGTCGGTGATCGTGTTTTCGCACAACTTCGCGGGCCGTTCCATCGCGCCGCAGCTGTCGGCCAAACTGAAAGCTGGCTTCGTGGCGGGCGCCATCGGTATGCCGGATACTTCGGCAGGTTTCGTGGTGAAGAAAAACGTGTTTTCCGGGAAGGCGTTCGCGAACGTGAATATTACTACCGAAAAGAAAATCGTGTCCGTGATGCCCAATACCTTTTCGTTGAGCCCCGGCAGCGGCAGTGCTTCCGTGGAGGCGTTTGCGGCGGGTTTGAGCGATGCGGATTTCCGGATCAAAACGCTGAAAGTGGAAACCGTGAGCGGCGAAGTGCCGTTGACGGAGGCCGAGATCGTGGTGAGCGGCGGCCGTGGCCTCAAAGGCCCCGAGCACTGGGGGATCGTGGAAGATCTCGCGCATGCGCTGGGCGCGGCTACCGCGTGCAGCCGCCCGGTGGCCGACGCCGGCTGGAGGCCGCATCATGAGCACGTGGGCCAGACCGGTTTTACCGTGCGCCCCAACCTCTACATCGCCATCGGCATTTCCGGCGCCATCCAGCACCTGGCGGGCGTGAACGGTAGCAAAACCATCGTCGTGATCAACAAAGACCCCGAAGCGCCGTTCTTCAAGGCGGCCGATTATGGGATCGTGGGAGATGCCTTCGATGTGGTGCCGAAGCTGACCGAAGCTGTAAAGAAATATAAAGGGAATTAA
- a CDS encoding electron transfer flavoprotein subunit beta/FixA family protein, translating into MKILVCISKTPDTTAKIAFTDNNTKFSEAGVQFIINPYDEWYALVRALELKETQGATVHLITVGGADTEAVIRKALALGGDEAFRVNADSQDSFYIASQIAAVAKQEQYDIIFTGKETIDYNGSSVGGMVAELLGLPFVSIASKLDVSGTTATLKREIEGGEEVVEVSLPLALSAQKGMAEARIPNMRGIMAARTKPLKVVEPVAVDALTSIVSFELPPAKAGVKMIAADQVEELARLLHEEAKVI; encoded by the coding sequence ATGAAGATCTTAGTATGTATCAGTAAAACGCCCGACACAACTGCAAAAATAGCTTTCACGGACAATAACACGAAATTCAGTGAGGCGGGAGTGCAGTTCATCATCAACCCGTACGACGAGTGGTATGCGCTGGTAAGGGCGCTGGAGCTGAAGGAAACCCAGGGCGCCACGGTGCATTTGATCACCGTGGGCGGTGCCGATACCGAAGCTGTTATCCGCAAGGCGCTGGCACTCGGGGGCGACGAAGCTTTCCGCGTGAATGCCGATAGCCAGGATAGCTTCTACATCGCTTCGCAGATCGCGGCGGTGGCCAAACAGGAACAATACGACATCATATTTACCGGTAAGGAAACGATCGATTATAACGGTTCTTCCGTGGGCGGCATGGTAGCGGAGCTGCTGGGCCTGCCTTTCGTTTCCATCGCCAGCAAACTGGACGTGAGCGGCACTACCGCTACGCTGAAACGCGAGATCGAAGGCGGTGAGGAAGTGGTGGAAGTGAGCCTGCCGCTGGCACTGAGCGCGCAGAAAGGCATGGCGGAAGCGCGTATCCCCAATATGCGTGGTATCATGGCGGCGCGGACCAAGCCCCTGAAGGTGGTGGAGCCCGTAGCGGTGGATGCATTGACTTCCATCGTATCGTTCGAGCTGCCCCCGGCAAAGGCGGGCGTGAAAATGATCGCGGCAGACCAGGTGGAAGAGCTCGCCCGTTTGCTGCATGAAGAAGCCAAGGTGATCTAA
- a CDS encoding tetratricopeptide repeat protein, which yields MDKIAQIKSFLESAPADSFLRHALALEYVKINDDAAARATFEALLAADPAYVGSYFHLGKVLERLGERDAAAATYEKGMDMARQQRDMHAYNELQAAHEDL from the coding sequence ATGGACAAAATCGCACAAATAAAATCATTTCTTGAAAGCGCGCCGGCAGACAGCTTCCTGCGTCATGCCCTGGCCCTCGAATACGTGAAGATCAATGACGACGCGGCCGCCCGCGCCACGTTCGAAGCCCTCCTGGCCGCAGACCCCGCCTACGTAGGCTCTTACTTCCATCTCGGCAAAGTGCTCGAGCGCCTCGGCGAACGGGACGCCGCCGCCGCCACGTACGAAAAAGGAATGGACATGGCCCGCCAGCAGCGCGACATGCACGCTTACAACGAACTCCAGGCCGCCCATGAAGACCTTTAA
- the tilS gene encoding tRNA lysidine(34) synthetase TilS: MKTFNPFDAASFRTALRAFMDREAIGPAGATLLVAVSGGADSVALAHLLHASGIPIQIAHCNFRLRGEESGRDETFVRNFAAQLNVPFHVRHFDTNEYASAGKLSIQEAARELRYAWLEELRVQTGLDAVATAHHMQDSVETLWMNLSKGTGISGLHGILPKQGALVRPLLFATREDIAGYMMAEQLAFVEDSSNASDKYTRNYFRHHVLPPLREAYPDVVRQTGASIQRFREAEMLYQQAVEGYRKKLVEKKGEEYFIPVLKLKQVRPLATIAYELLKPFGCNTHLAAQAVDLLEAGPGKFVTTATHRIVRDRKWLIVTPLQEALSAHFLIEAGQREVLLPGFRITLREEKYDGRPIPADADVAYLNASELSFPLMIRKWKTGDYCYPLGLNKKKKLSRLFIDQKLSLPEKEKVWVLESDKRIVWVMGMRLDHRFRVTEHTEQILVLKMETTR, encoded by the coding sequence ATGAAGACCTTTAACCCCTTCGACGCCGCGAGCTTCCGCACCGCCCTGCGCGCGTTCATGGACCGCGAAGCCATCGGCCCCGCCGGCGCCACGCTGCTCGTAGCCGTAAGCGGAGGTGCCGATTCCGTGGCGCTCGCGCACCTGCTGCACGCCTCCGGCATCCCCATCCAGATCGCGCATTGCAACTTCCGGCTCAGAGGCGAAGAATCCGGCCGCGACGAAACCTTCGTCCGCAATTTCGCCGCCCAACTGAACGTCCCTTTCCATGTCAGACATTTCGACACAAACGAATATGCATCCGCCGGGAAGCTTTCCATCCAGGAAGCCGCGCGGGAACTGCGGTACGCCTGGCTGGAGGAACTGCGCGTCCAGACCGGTCTGGACGCCGTTGCTACGGCGCATCATATGCAAGACAGCGTGGAAACGCTCTGGATGAACCTGTCCAAAGGAACGGGGATTTCCGGCCTCCACGGCATCCTGCCGAAACAGGGCGCGCTCGTAAGGCCGCTGCTGTTCGCCACGCGGGAAGATATTGCAGGATATATGATGGCGGAGCAACTGGCTTTCGTGGAAGACAGCTCCAACGCATCCGATAAATACACGCGGAACTATTTCCGGCACCACGTGCTGCCGCCGCTGCGGGAAGCGTATCCCGACGTGGTGCGCCAGACGGGCGCGTCCATCCAACGTTTCCGGGAAGCGGAAATGCTGTACCAGCAAGCGGTGGAAGGGTATCGGAAGAAACTCGTGGAGAAAAAAGGGGAGGAGTATTTCATCCCCGTGCTGAAACTGAAACAGGTACGGCCGCTGGCAACCATCGCGTACGAACTGCTCAAGCCCTTCGGCTGCAATACCCACCTCGCCGCGCAGGCCGTAGACCTGCTGGAAGCGGGCCCCGGCAAGTTCGTCACCACCGCCACGCACCGCATCGTCCGCGACCGCAAATGGCTCATCGTTACGCCGCTGCAGGAAGCGCTGTCCGCCCATTTCCTCATCGAAGCCGGCCAGCGGGAAGTGCTGCTTCCGGGTTTCCGCATCACGCTGCGCGAAGAAAAATATGATGGCCGCCCCATTCCCGCAGATGCGGACGTGGCTTACCTCAACGCGTCGGAACTTTCGTTCCCGCTTATGATTCGAAAATGGAAAACGGGCGACTACTGCTATCCGCTCGGCCTCAATAAAAAGAAGAAACTCAGCCGGCTGTTCATCGATCAAAAGCTATCCCTTCCCGAAAAGGAAAAGGTATGGGTGCTGGAATCGGACAAACGGATCGTGTGGGTGATGGGCATGCGCCTGGACCACCGTTTCCGCGTCACGGAACATACGGAGCAGATACTCGTTTTGAAGATGGAAACAACCCGCTGA
- a CDS encoding rhomboid family intramembrane serine protease: protein MRSITINDYIYGLITIQLMSITLIIIVITSLVSITTFTRPGDMEKLSFWPYQVNHRNQYYRFFTSGLVHRDFMHLFFNMLSLYFFGDYISFYFERVLGSVYYFPLLYVLGLVLPDVANYFKYKDVYGYQSIGASGAVSAVLFSCVLFDPWQKIGLYFFIPMWFILYAVLYLVYSAYMSRRGGDGIDHSAHFWGAVLGLVFPIVIKPAVFTYFLQRLLNP from the coding sequence ATGAGAAGTATCACCATCAATGATTATATTTACGGATTAATTACCATCCAGCTTATGAGCATTACCCTCATCATCATCGTTATCACTTCCCTTGTTTCCATTACGACCTTCACCCGGCCGGGAGACATGGAGAAGCTCAGTTTCTGGCCTTACCAGGTGAATCACCGCAATCAATATTATCGATTCTTCACCTCCGGTCTTGTGCACCGCGATTTCATGCACCTGTTCTTCAACATGCTGTCGCTGTACTTTTTCGGGGACTATATTTCCTTCTATTTCGAAAGGGTGCTGGGCAGTGTGTATTACTTCCCGCTGCTGTACGTGCTGGGCCTCGTATTGCCCGACGTAGCGAATTATTTCAAGTATAAGGATGTATACGGCTACCAGTCGATCGGCGCATCCGGCGCGGTGTCTGCCGTGTTGTTCTCCTGTGTGCTGTTCGACCCCTGGCAGAAGATCGGGCTGTATTTCTTCATCCCGATGTGGTTCATCCTGTACGCCGTGCTGTACCTGGTGTATTCGGCGTATATGTCGCGCCGCGGGGGCGACGGGATCGACCATAGCGCGCACTTCTGGGGCGCCGTGCTGGGCCTGGTGTTTCCCATCGTCATCAAGCCTGCCGTGTTCACGTACTTCCTGCAGCGCCTGCTGAATCCCTGA
- a CDS encoding 23S rRNA (pseudouridine(1915)-N(3))-methyltransferase RlmH translates to MKIQLWSIGKENDAWIDEGIKIFRKRLQHYTDFDIKLIPTVKQAASLSIPELKKQEGKIILDMLQPQDYLLALDERGKAFSTLQLADFLRQRNNAGTRQLIVLIGGAFGIDAAVLQRANVQMSLSDLTFPHQIVRLIMTEQLYRAYTVLNNEKYHHQ, encoded by the coding sequence GTGAAAATACAGCTTTGGAGCATAGGTAAGGAAAATGATGCGTGGATCGATGAAGGGATCAAAATATTCCGGAAAAGATTGCAGCACTACACCGATTTTGATATCAAACTGATCCCGACGGTGAAGCAGGCGGCGAGCCTTTCCATCCCGGAATTGAAAAAACAGGAGGGAAAGATCATTCTCGATATGCTGCAACCGCAGGATTATCTCCTCGCGCTCGACGAGCGCGGCAAAGCCTTCAGTACCCTGCAACTGGCGGATTTTCTCCGGCAGCGGAACAATGCCGGCACGCGCCAGCTCATCGTGCTGATCGGCGGGGCTTTCGGGATAGATGCCGCGGTGCTGCAACGCGCCAATGTGCAAATGTCATTGTCCGACCTGACGTTCCCCCACCAGATCGTCCGCCTTATCATGACCGAGCAGCTTTACAGGGCGTATACCGTCCTCAATAATGAGAAGTATCACCATCAATGA